Proteins co-encoded in one Papaver somniferum cultivar HN1 chromosome 5, ASM357369v1, whole genome shotgun sequence genomic window:
- the LOC113282207 gene encoding ubiquitin carboxyl-terminal hydrolase 12-like has product MGTQILELPSTMNFIWKIHNFSMLNNKVYHYSDVFSAGGAKWKARIYPKGCEEVFHHLSIYLYRVDSASFPVNVAYSFAITDQTNPANTKTVAGEKQFVSGTREGAWGYPKFFPLSKLHDSKKGYLVNDICEIKIEITRKIPANAKKPVNVKGKGKQLPQAKSVVKSNSGYSIFTWFGVRVQKD; this is encoded by the exons ATGGGAACTCAGATACTTGAACTTCCTTCAACAATGAATTTCATTTGGAAGATCCACAACTTTTCTATGTTGAACAACAAAGTTTACCACTATTCTGATGTTTTCAGTGCTGGCGGTGCTAAATG GAAGGCAAGGATTTATCCCAAGGGATGTGAGGAAGTGTTTCATCACTTATCAATTTATCTTTACCGTGTGGACTCGGCCAGTTTTCCAGTGAATGTGGCATACAGTTTTGCTATTACTGATCAAACTAATCCCGCTAACACGAAGACAGTTG CGGGTGAAAAACAATTTGTTTCAGGTACTAGAGAAGGAGCATGGGGTTATCCTAAATTTTTCCCTCTTAGTAAACTGCATGATTCCAAGAAGGGAtatcttgtaaatgatatttGCGAGATTAAAATTGAGATAACTCGTAAAATCCCTGCAAATGCCAAGAAGCCTGTTAAtgttaaaggaaaaggaaagCAGTTGCCGCAGGCCAAATCCGTTGTCAAGTCCAATTCCGGGTATTCAATCTTCACTTGGTTTGGTGTTCGTGTTCAAAAG